A portion of the Streptomyces sp. NBC_00376 genome contains these proteins:
- a CDS encoding Tm-1-like ATP-binding domain-containing protein — protein MATVVLVGTLDTKGAEYEWLAARLREAGCDVVLVDAGVMPSPAGTVAGDIDAAAVARRAGHGLEALRAGGDRGAAVSAMADGVERIVGDLHREGQLHAVLAVAGSGGSFIAARAMQALPIGVPKVLVSTMAGGDVSPYVGSSDITMMYSVVDVAGINSVSSQIMGNAVAAAAGMAIHHERSLNESRPQGRPLIGASMFGVTTPAVDAARRRLDELGYEVLVFHATGAGGRALEKLASGGFLAGVLDLTTTELADELVGGVLSAGPDRLTAAGRTGVPQVVAPGALDMVNFGPADTVPERFADRRLLVHNPTVTLMRTTAEEMTGLGASMGRKLASAHGPTAVLWPLGGISAVDAQGGPFHDPEADAAGLAALRAALRGSAVDLREIGAHLNDPSFGVAAADHLHQLISTQERSHPNV, from the coding sequence ATGGCGACCGTGGTGCTCGTCGGGACGTTGGACACCAAGGGGGCGGAGTACGAGTGGCTCGCGGCGCGGCTCCGCGAAGCGGGCTGCGACGTGGTGCTCGTCGATGCCGGGGTGATGCCGTCGCCGGCGGGCACGGTCGCGGGTGACATCGACGCGGCGGCCGTCGCGCGACGCGCCGGGCACGGTCTGGAGGCGCTGCGCGCCGGCGGGGACCGCGGTGCGGCGGTGTCCGCCATGGCCGACGGGGTCGAGCGGATCGTCGGTGATCTGCACCGCGAGGGGCAGCTGCACGCGGTGCTGGCGGTGGCCGGGAGCGGCGGGTCGTTCATCGCCGCGCGTGCCATGCAGGCGCTGCCCATCGGCGTCCCGAAGGTGCTGGTGTCCACCATGGCCGGCGGGGACGTGTCGCCGTACGTGGGCAGCAGCGACATCACCATGATGTACAGCGTCGTCGACGTGGCGGGCATCAACTCGGTGTCCTCGCAGATCATGGGCAACGCGGTGGCGGCGGCGGCCGGCATGGCCATCCACCACGAGCGGAGCCTGAACGAGTCGCGGCCCCAGGGGCGCCCGCTGATCGGCGCCAGCATGTTCGGCGTCACCACGCCGGCGGTCGACGCCGCCCGCCGGCGGCTGGACGAGCTGGGCTACGAGGTCCTGGTCTTCCACGCCACCGGTGCGGGCGGCCGGGCGCTGGAGAAGCTCGCCTCGGGCGGGTTCCTCGCGGGTGTCCTGGACCTGACCACCACGGAGCTCGCGGACGAACTGGTCGGCGGCGTGCTGAGCGCCGGCCCCGACCGGCTCACCGCGGCGGGCCGGACCGGCGTGCCTCAGGTGGTCGCGCCCGGCGCGCTGGACATGGTCAACTTCGGCCCCGCCGACACCGTTCCGGAACGCTTCGCGGATCGCCGGCTGCTCGTGCACAACCCCACCGTCACACTGATGCGCACCACGGCCGAGGAGATGACCGGACTCGGCGCCTCCATGGGGCGGAAGCTGGCCTCGGCGCACGGCCCGACCGCGGTCCTCTGGCCGCTGGGCGGCATCTCCGCCGTGGACGCCCAGGGCGGGCCGTTCCACGATCCGGAGGCCGACGCGGCCGGACTGGCCGCCCTGCGCGCCGCCCTGCGGGGCAGCGCCGTCGATCTGCGCGAGATCGGCGCACATCTCAACGACCCGTCGTTCGGCGTCGCCGCCGCCGACCACCTCCAC
- the yczR gene encoding aminotransferase-like domain-containing protein codes for MDRIPPTRLSRLLTGWSKDGTGAMPRLLAEALRELAQRGDVAPGTVLPSQRALATALGVSRSTVTAAYGLLEAEGWLESRQGSGSRLRGSGAVGEPATEGRLASFGTRDGGIDLSSGALDGLPAVAAAVGDLSAGDLTAALAGDGYLPYGLPELREGIAEYHRSAGLPTSAEQILVTAGSQQAVWLITQGLVEPGDTVIVEDPTYRGALEALRGRGARLVPLPAGGAHGARALARLAGHVRPRLVYLQPSVHNPTGRGMDEPTRRAWAAVLAEQGLYVVEDNAYAELSLLDDAAPRSLAGLLPPAATATVGTLSKLFWGGLRLGWIRASTTVIRRLADIKRSVDLSCPVVDQMLAVKLLGQLPEARARRRSRLRERLAETERLLSEQRTGWRWERPAGGSALWVEIPGADAEATAQLARRAGVLIVPGPAFSAVDGFRHHVRLPFADDDGGLAKALPVLVDCARRSRAPH; via the coding sequence ATGGACCGCATTCCTCCCACCCGGCTGTCCCGTCTGCTCACCGGGTGGTCCAAGGACGGCACGGGCGCGATGCCGCGACTGCTGGCCGAGGCGCTGCGCGAGCTGGCGCAGCGCGGCGACGTGGCACCGGGCACGGTGCTGCCCTCCCAGCGCGCCCTGGCGACGGCGCTGGGCGTCAGCCGCTCCACGGTGACGGCCGCGTACGGACTGCTGGAGGCCGAGGGGTGGCTGGAGAGCCGGCAGGGCAGCGGCTCCCGGCTGCGGGGTTCCGGCGCGGTGGGCGAGCCGGCGACCGAGGGGCGGCTGGCCAGCTTCGGGACCAGGGACGGCGGCATCGACCTGTCCAGCGGGGCGCTTGACGGCCTGCCCGCGGTCGCGGCGGCCGTCGGTGACCTGTCGGCCGGTGACCTCACCGCCGCGCTGGCCGGCGACGGGTACCTCCCGTACGGGCTGCCCGAGCTCCGCGAGGGGATCGCCGAGTACCACCGCTCGGCGGGCCTGCCGACCTCTGCGGAACAGATCCTGGTGACCGCCGGATCCCAGCAGGCCGTCTGGCTGATCACCCAGGGCCTGGTCGAACCCGGTGACACGGTGATCGTGGAGGACCCCACCTACCGCGGCGCGCTCGAAGCGCTGCGCGGCCGAGGCGCCCGGCTCGTCCCGCTGCCCGCGGGCGGGGCGCACGGCGCCCGCGCGCTGGCCCGGCTGGCCGGCCACGTCCGGCCCCGCCTCGTCTATCTGCAACCGTCCGTCCACAACCCCACCGGACGCGGCATGGACGAGCCCACCCGCCGCGCCTGGGCCGCCGTACTGGCCGAACAGGGCCTGTACGTGGTGGAGGACAACGCCTACGCCGAACTGTCCCTGCTCGACGACGCCGCGCCCCGCTCCCTCGCCGGCCTGCTGCCGCCCGCCGCCACGGCCACCGTCGGCACCCTGTCCAAGCTCTTCTGGGGCGGCCTCCGGCTGGGCTGGATCAGGGCCTCCACCACCGTGATCCGGCGCCTGGCCGACATCAAGAGGTCCGTCGACCTGTCGTGCCCGGTGGTGGATCAGATGCTCGCCGTGAAGCTGCTGGGGCAACTGCCCGAGGCCCGCGCCCGGCGCCGCTCCCGGCTGCGCGAACGTCTGGCGGAGACCGAACGGCTGCTGAGCGAGCAGCGGACCGGCTGGCGGTGGGAACGCCCCGCCGGTGGCTCAGCCCTCTGGGTGGAGATCCCGGGCGCCGACGCCGAAGCCACCGCCCAGCTGGCCCGCCGCGCGGGCGTACTGATCGTCCCCGGTCCGGCCTTCTCCGCCGTGGACGGCTTCCGCCACCACGTGCGACTTCCCTTCGCCGACGACGACGGTGGCCTTGCGAAGGCCCTGCCCGTGCTCGTCGACTGCGCGCGGCGCAGCCGCGCCCCGCACTGA
- a CDS encoding VOC family protein, with product MVHVLSSRILLRPADPERSRVFYGQSLGLPVYREFGTGPERGTVYFLGGGFLEVSGRAAEPPVPGLQLWMQVADVRAAYEELSARGVEVLREPVREPWGLIEMWIRDPDGHRIVMVEVPADHPLRYRP from the coding sequence ATGGTTCATGTGCTGAGCAGCCGGATCCTGTTGCGCCCGGCCGATCCCGAACGGTCCCGCGTCTTCTACGGCCAGTCCCTCGGACTGCCCGTCTACCGGGAGTTCGGCACCGGCCCCGAGCGGGGCACGGTCTACTTCCTCGGCGGCGGCTTCCTGGAGGTGTCCGGACGCGCCGCCGAGCCGCCGGTGCCCGGCCTGCAACTGTGGATGCAGGTCGCGGATGTGCGGGCGGCGTACGAGGAGTTGTCGGCCCGCGGCGTCGAGGTGCTGCGGGAGCCGGTTCGCGAGCCGTGGGGGCTGATCGAGATGTGGATCCGCGATCCGGACGGGCACCGGATCGTGATGGTGGAGGTCCCGGCGGACCATCCGCTGCGGTATCGCCCCTGA
- a CDS encoding GNAT family N-acetyltransferase, with protein sequence MDTAPAQDPGQLTFRDAADADVPALVTLIESAYRGDSSRSGWTTEADILQGQRTDPDGVRQVLEAPGSRLLVVERDGGLVACCQLEHRGDAAYFGMFAVRPGLQGAGLGKVIIAEAERTVRESWGVSEMHMTVISVREELIAWYERRGYRRTGELSPFPYGDERFGIPQRDDLAFELLVKDLV encoded by the coding sequence ATGGACACCGCCCCCGCCCAGGACCCGGGACAGCTGACCTTCCGTGACGCCGCCGACGCCGATGTGCCCGCGCTGGTGACGCTGATCGAGTCGGCGTACCGCGGGGACTCCAGCCGGTCCGGCTGGACCACCGAGGCGGACATCCTGCAGGGGCAGCGGACGGACCCGGACGGTGTGCGTCAGGTCCTCGAAGCGCCCGGCAGCCGACTGCTCGTGGTGGAGCGCGACGGCGGGCTCGTCGCCTGCTGCCAGCTCGAACACCGCGGCGACGCCGCCTACTTCGGGATGTTCGCGGTCCGTCCCGGACTGCAGGGGGCGGGGCTCGGCAAGGTGATCATCGCCGAGGCCGAGCGCACCGTCAGGGAGAGCTGGGGCGTGAGCGAGATGCACATGACCGTGATCTCGGTGCGCGAGGAGCTGATCGCCTGGTACGAGCGGCGCGGCTACCGCCGTACGGGAGAGCTCAGCCCGTTCCCGTACGGCGACGAGCGCTTCGGTATTCCGCAGCGTGACGACCTCGCCTTCGAACTGCTGGTCAAGGACCTCGTCTGA
- a CDS encoding glycerophosphodiester phosphodiesterase, translating into MGVEPENTLRSFVHAERAGMDVIELDLHLSKDGALAVMHDADVDRTTDGTGAINEKTLSELRELDAGQGERVPVFEEVLDAVRSPVQAEIKDAAAARALAEVMLRRDLVDRVEVSSFHDEAVAEIARLVPGVRTVLIASRWQGDVVDRAKAVGAATLALNIRRLTLEVAEQAHAEGLKVIGWVVNTQDHLRLARALRLDGATTDYPEIRRAGRFTA; encoded by the coding sequence ATGGGTGTCGAGCCGGAGAACACCCTGCGCTCGTTCGTCCACGCGGAACGGGCCGGAATGGACGTGATCGAGCTGGACCTTCATCTGAGCAAGGACGGCGCGCTGGCCGTCATGCACGACGCCGATGTGGACCGTACGACCGACGGCACCGGGGCGATCAACGAGAAGACCCTGTCCGAGCTGCGGGAACTCGATGCCGGACAGGGCGAGCGGGTGCCGGTCTTCGAGGAGGTGCTCGACGCCGTGCGGTCCCCTGTGCAGGCCGAGATCAAGGACGCGGCGGCGGCCCGCGCGCTGGCCGAGGTGATGCTGAGACGCGATCTCGTCGACCGGGTCGAGGTGTCCTCGTTCCACGACGAGGCGGTGGCCGAGATCGCCCGGCTGGTGCCGGGGGTACGGACCGTGCTCATCGCCAGCCGCTGGCAGGGCGATGTGGTGGACCGGGCGAAGGCGGTGGGGGCGGCGACGCTGGCGCTGAACATCCGCCGCCTCACCCTGGAGGTGGCCGAACAGGCGCACGCCGAGGGGCTGAAGGTCATCGGCTGGGTGGTGAACACCCAGGACCATCTGCGGCTGGCACGCGCCCTGCGGCTGGACGGCGCGACCACCGACTACCCGGAGATCCGCCGCGCCGGCCGCTTCACCGCCTGA
- a CDS encoding DUF6421 family protein has protein sequence MTEILVQDAAAGGIATDQRVVDHPAWPALKNAVEEIRPWQSKDGSIDFEAEGAPSPEAARSTLDRVIAAVEELSPLLPHDAAYHRALAADLRRWAADGFGVPDFLDSLLAFQPAKNRTDGLQHLAVFAMYTQNGNPDRNLEAVVLRMVWPEWLAELEATRYDNPLFCGITFEDFTSGYDTNSAVLFPETIAVREAPERFSWGGIFCDREAARFRRVTEASVELLGVELPDDIREMVADQQRCEQAFVLWDMVHDRTHSHGDLPFDPFMIKQRQPFWMYGLEELRCDLTAFKEAVKLEAEGNPHGRDVQYAVLFDRMFRFPVTGERVRNYDGLGGQLLFAYLHKHDVVRWTDNTLKIDWDRAPQITNQLCAEIEKLYRDGIDRPKLVHWFAAYDLVSTYLAPHPGSRWAKGPDALDLSQPPRKLVDDVLPDEFPLSMFYEALSKKLKNVIASTKGITAADAERAAA, from the coding sequence ATGACGGAAATTCTTGTGCAGGACGCTGCTGCGGGCGGCATAGCAACGGATCAGAGGGTGGTCGATCATCCCGCCTGGCCCGCACTCAAGAATGCCGTGGAGGAGATCCGCCCCTGGCAGTCGAAGGACGGTTCCATCGACTTCGAGGCCGAGGGTGCGCCGTCCCCCGAGGCCGCACGGTCGACGCTGGACCGTGTGATCGCCGCGGTCGAGGAGCTCTCCCCGCTGCTGCCGCACGACGCCGCGTACCACCGCGCCCTCGCCGCGGACCTGCGCCGCTGGGCCGCGGACGGCTTCGGCGTACCGGACTTCCTGGACTCGCTGCTCGCCTTCCAGCCGGCCAAGAACCGCACCGACGGTCTGCAGCACCTGGCCGTCTTCGCGATGTACACACAGAACGGCAACCCGGACCGCAACCTCGAAGCGGTCGTGCTGCGGATGGTCTGGCCCGAGTGGCTGGCCGAGCTCGAAGCCACCCGCTACGACAACCCGCTGTTCTGCGGCATCACCTTCGAGGACTTCACCTCGGGCTACGACACCAACTCCGCCGTGCTCTTCCCGGAGACCATCGCCGTGCGCGAGGCCCCCGAGCGCTTCAGCTGGGGCGGCATCTTCTGCGACCGCGAGGCGGCCCGCTTCCGCCGGGTCACCGAGGCCTCGGTCGAGCTGCTCGGCGTCGAGCTGCCCGACGACATCCGGGAGATGGTCGCCGACCAGCAGCGCTGCGAGCAGGCGTTCGTCCTGTGGGACATGGTCCACGACCGCACCCACAGCCACGGCGACCTGCCCTTCGACCCCTTCATGATCAAGCAGCGCCAGCCGTTCTGGATGTACGGCCTGGAGGAGCTGCGCTGCGACCTCACCGCCTTCAAGGAGGCCGTGAAGCTGGAGGCCGAGGGCAACCCGCACGGCCGTGACGTCCAGTACGCCGTCCTCTTCGACCGGATGTTCCGCTTCCCCGTAACCGGCGAGCGCGTCCGCAACTACGACGGTCTCGGCGGCCAGCTGCTCTTCGCGTACCTCCACAAGCACGACGTGGTCCGCTGGACCGACAACACGCTGAAGATCGACTGGGACCGCGCCCCGCAGATCACCAACCAGCTCTGCGCCGAGATCGAGAAGCTCTACCGCGACGGCATCGACCGCCCCAAGCTGGTCCACTGGTTCGCCGCGTACGACCTGGTCTCGACCTACCTCGCCCCGCACCCGGGCTCCCGCTGGGCCAAGGGCCCGGACGCGCTGGACCTGTCGCAGCCGCCCCGTAAGCTCGTGGACGATGTGCTTCCTGACGAGTTTCCCCTGAGCATGTTCTATGAGGCGCTTTCCAAGAAGCTGAAGAACGTGATCGCCTCGACCAAGGGGATCACCGCCGCGGATGCCGAGCGGGCAGCCGCGTGA
- a CDS encoding SDR family NAD(P)-dependent oxidoreductase, with amino-acid sequence MNGNGRGNGSGALEGAVVAVAGAAGPAGRATLMRLAEAGATVVASDADAARLAEAVDAARYAHGGATVTGDTVDLLDLGAAREWADKTEKEFGRIDGLVHLVGGWRGSPSFAETDLADWNLLEKLLIRTVQHTSLAFQDGLQRSDRGRYVLISAAGASKPTAGNAAYAASKAAAEAWTLALADAFRKAGGDEGPRTAAAILVVKALVHDAMRAERPNAKFAGFTDVKELADAIAGVWDRPAPEVNGKRLWLTPQP; translated from the coding sequence ATGAACGGAAACGGCAGGGGCAACGGGAGCGGTGCTCTCGAAGGCGCCGTGGTCGCGGTGGCCGGGGCCGCGGGCCCGGCCGGGCGGGCCACACTGATGAGGCTCGCCGAGGCCGGTGCGACGGTCGTCGCCTCCGACGCGGACGCCGCCCGCCTGGCCGAGGCGGTCGACGCCGCGCGCTACGCCCATGGCGGCGCCACCGTCACCGGCGACACGGTCGATCTGCTGGACCTCGGTGCCGCCCGTGAATGGGCGGACAAGACCGAGAAGGAATTCGGCCGGATCGACGGCCTGGTCCACCTCGTCGGCGGCTGGCGCGGCAGCCCGAGCTTCGCCGAGACCGACCTCGCCGACTGGAACCTGCTGGAGAAGCTGCTGATCCGTACGGTCCAGCACACCTCGCTGGCCTTCCAGGACGGTCTCCAGCGCAGCGACCGTGGCCGCTATGTGCTGATCAGCGCGGCCGGGGCGTCCAAGCCCACCGCTGGAAACGCCGCCTACGCCGCGTCGAAGGCGGCGGCCGAGGCCTGGACGCTCGCGCTCGCGGACGCGTTCCGCAAGGCGGGGGGCGACGAAGGGCCCAGGACCGCGGCTGCGATCCTGGTCGTCAAGGCACTGGTGCACGACGCGATGCGCGCCGAGCGCCCCAATGCGAAGTTCGCGGGCTTCACCGACGTCAAGGAGCTGGCCGATGCCATCGCCGGCGTCTGGGACCGGCCCGCCCCGGAAGTGAACGGAAAGCGCCTGTGGCTGACCCCACAACCGTAA